From Medicago truncatula cultivar Jemalong A17 chromosome 7, MtrunA17r5.0-ANR, whole genome shotgun sequence, a single genomic window includes:
- the LOC11438343 gene encoding probable metal-nicotianamine transporter YSL6, whose protein sequence is MGTETTSMDITEPLIQQEQQQNNNEKKNEFLTEPVPEWKEQITIRGLVVSGVLGCLFCIITHKLNLTVGIIPSLNVAAGLLGFFFVKTWTGLLMKLGIVTKPFTRQENTVIQTCVVACYGLSFSGGFGSSLLAMDQRTYELIGPDYPGNRAEDVKNPGLGWMIGFMFVVSFLGLFSLVPLRKVMVLDYKLTYPSGTATAMLINSFHTKTGAELAGNQVRQLGKYLSISFFWSCFKWFFSGIGDSCGFDNFPSFGLTLFKNTFYFDFSPTYVGCGLICPHIVNCSVLLGAIVSWGFLWPFVSKHAGDWYPADLGNNDFKGLYGYKVFISIALILGDGIYNLVKIIMITVREMWRTRSKQNSLPVVAEVLDGDNSELHLEEKKRNEIFLKDGIPTWIAASGYVGLAAISITVIPIIFPPLKWYLVLGSYILAPALAFCNSYGTGLTDWSLASTYGKIGLFIIAAAVGTNGGVIAGVASCAVMMSIVATAADLMQDFKTGYLTLSSAKSMFVSQLIGTAMGCIIAPLTFWMFWTAFDIGSPDGPYKAPYAVIFREMAILGVEGFSELPKYCMEMCGGFFAAALAINLLRDVTPKKYSQYIPIPMAMAVPFYIGAYFAVDMFIGTVILFVWEQLNRKDAEDYAGAVASGLICGDGIWTIPSAVLSILRINPPICMYFGPSASS, encoded by the exons ATGGGTACAGAAACAACATCAATGGACATAACAGAACCATTGAtacaacaagaacaacaacaaaacaacaacgaAAAGAAGAATGAATTTCTAACCGAACCTGTTCCTGAATGGAaagaacaaataacaattaGAGGGTTAGTTGTGAGTGGTGTTTTGGGGTGTTTGTTTTGTATCATAACACATAAATTGAATCTCACTGTTGGGATTATTCCTTCTCTTAACGTTGCTGCTGGTTTGCTTGGTTTCTTCTTTGTTAAAACATGGACTGGTTTGTTGATGAAGTTGGGGATTGTTACTAAGCCTTTTACTAGACAGGAGAATACTGTTATTCAGACTTGTGTTGTTGCTTGCTATGGTCTTTCCTTCAGTg GGGGGTTTGGTTCATCCTTGCTTGCAATGGATCAAAGAACATATGAACTCATTGGCCCGGATTATCCTGGTAATAGAGCTGAAGATGTTAAAAATCCAGGCTTGGGATGGATGATCGGTTTCATGTTTGTTGTCAGTTTCCTTGGCCTTTTTAGTCTCGTGCCACTTCGTAAG GTTATGGTCTTGGATTATAAGCTTACATATCCCAGTGGAACAGCCACAGCAATGCTCATTAACAGTTTCCATACAAAAACGGGAGCAGAACTTGCAGG GAACCAAGTTCGACAACTTGGAAAGTATTTAAGCATAAGTTTCTTCTGGAGTTGCTTTAAGTGGTTTTTCAGTGGTATTGGAGATTCATGTGGATTTGACAATTTCCCTAGCTTTGGTTTGACACTATTTAAGAACAC ATTCTACTTTGACTTCAGTCCAACTTATGTTGGATGTGGTCTTATCTGTCCTCATATAGTCAATTGCTCAGTTCTCCTTGGAGCTATTGTATCATGGGGTTTCCTGTGGCCTTTCGTCTCAAAGCATGCCGGGGACTGGTATCCAGCTGACCTTGGTAACAATGATTTCAAAGGTCTTTATGGATACAAG GTATTTATATCTATTGCCCTTATTTTAGGGGACGGTATTTACAATCTTGTGAAGATTATAATGATAACCGTTAGGGAGATGTGGAGGACAAGATCCAAACAGAACAGCCTTCCCGTTGTGGCTGAGGTTCTTG ATGGTGATAATTCTGAACTGCATTTAGAAGAAAAGAAGAggaatgaaatatttttgaagGACGGGATACCGACCTGGATTGCAGCCTCTGGATATGTGGGTTTGGCAGCGATATCCATCACAGTAATACCAATTATTTTCCCTCCTCTCAAATGGTACTTGGTTCTGGGCTCTTACATCCTTGCCCCTGCCTTAGCCTTTTGCAACTCATACGGCACAGGGCTCACAGACTGGAGTTTGGCATCCACGTACGGTAAAATCGGTCTTTTCATCATTGCGGCAGCAGTTGGCACAAACGGTGGTGTAATTGCCGGTGTAGCATCTTGTGCTGTCATGATGTCCATCGTTGCTACCGCAGCCGATCTCATGCAAGATTTCAAGACCGGTTACCTAACCCTCTCATCAGCCAAATCCATGTTTGTGAGTCAGTTGATAGGAACAGCTATGGGCTGTATAATTGCTCCCCTCACATTCTGGATGTTCTGGACTGCCTTCGATATAGGATCACCTGATGGCCCTTACAAAGCACCATACGCCGTTATATTCAGGGAAATGGCCATTCTCGGTGTTGAGGGGTTCTCAGAGCTTCCAAAGTATTGCATGGAAATGTGTGGCGGTTTCTTCGCTGCAGCATTGGCTATCAATCTTTTAAGGGACGTGACTCCAAAGAAATACTCGCAATACATTCCTATTCCAATGGCAATGGCAGTTCCTTTCTACATTGGTGCTTACTTTGCAGTCGATATGTTTATCGGAACTGTAATATTGTTTGTGTGGGAACAATTGAATCGAAAAGATGCAGAAGACTATGCTGGAGCCGTTGCTTCTGGTTTGATATGTGGTGATGGAATATGGACTATTCCTTCAGCAGTTCTCTCTATTTTGAGGATTAATCCACCAATTTGCATGTACTTCGGGCCTTCCGCAAGCAGCTGA
- the LOC112416566 gene encoding nucleolin-like: protein MARTKTTSKLSEEHSQPPPSNTAADQSSDQPLNETPLRTVLKDKIIPATKTQKSSKPGSSKFIRPRTNPTRRSTRMKKPLKKPKVSHVNLVSDEEKKDSGVDEDSEEVTEEDPEEDEEEDSEQTLSEMIKSVRASSKKGKNVATPSPSKESSSSQEESDENGESEESSPNEEKKVSSKKSGNGKEMAKAAEKIYQRRKKIESEAFSMSEEEDEPEVEKGSSKKHGKGKDIAALKTSRAEKIALRPMSRTKYFNLESLETKAWNMKEFTEPQGWTNFITLQEHTYEDLVREFYTNLSVQEKKNGNEKFLISSVKGVKIKMTQEFVSEAFKIPNEAIKQTSAGLPYGMHLTSIFQKAKVPLEGEKRKLDFMTFSSKTLGQLHITSSNMPVSKTSGPSGSGKRISDQNVQIAVKKRRVEEITDTKTPSPPAENLFYEVSKLAKEIVKQGSSQFKALIGESMTKEDAQKIDDASPQEEAEKVNQAEESEEIPQDAVPNSVDQDQRVEEKY from the exons ATGGCTAGAACCAAAACCACCTCAAAACTTTCTGAAGAACATTCTCAACCACCACCATCCAACACCGCTGCTGATCAATCCTCTGATCAACCCTTGAATGAAACTCCCTTACGCACCGTTCTTAAGGACAAAATCATCCCTGCAACCAAAACTCAAAAATCCTCAAAACCTGGATCTTCTAAATTCATTAGACCTAGAACCAATCCTACCAGACGATCAACAAGGATGAAGAAACCTTTGAAGAAACCAAAGGTATCCCACGTGAATCTAGTCTCTGACGAAGAGAAGAAAGATTCAGGTGTTGATGAAGATTCTGAGGAAGTAACAGAGGAAGACCcagaggaagatgaagaagaagactCTGAGCAAACTCTCTCTGAAATGATAAAATCAGTGAGAGCATCttcaaagaaaggaaagaatgTTGCTACTCCCTCTCCTTCCAAAGAAAGCTCATCTTCTCAGGAAGAAAGTGATGAAAATGGTGAATCTGAAGAAAGCTCtccaaatgaagaaaagaaagtttCTTCAAAGAAAAGTGGTAATGGAAAGGAGATGGCCAAAGCTGCAGAAAAGATTTATCAAAGGAGAAAGAAGATTGAAAGTGAAGCTTTCTCTATGTCTGAGGAGGAAGATGAACCTGAAGTGGAAAAAGGTTCATCAAAGAAGCATGGAAAAGGTAAGGACATTGCTGCCTTAAAAACATCTAGGGCTGAGAAAATTGCTCTCAGACCTATGAGCAGAACCAAGTATTTCAACCTTGAAAGTCTGGAAACCAAGGCATGGAATATGAAGGAGTTCACTGAACCTCAAGGATGGACCAACTTCATAACTCTTCAAGAACACACCTATGAAGACTTGGTCAGAGAGTTCTACACCAACCTATCAGTTCAGgaaaagaagaatggaaatgagAAGTTTCTCATCTCATCAGTCAAAGGTGTAAAGATCAAGATGACTCAGGAATTTGTCTCTGAAGCATTTAAGATTCCTAATGAAG CCATAAAACAAACATCTGCTGGACTACCCTATGGAATGCATCTCACTTCCATTTTCCAAAAGGCAAAAGTGCCTCTTGAAGGAGAGAAACGTAAGCTGGATTTTATGACcttttcttccaagaccttaggTCAACTCCACATTACTTCATCCAACATGCCAGTCTCCAAAACTTCTGGACCCTCTGGATCTGGTAAAAGAATttctgatcagaatgttcagataGCTGTGAAGAAAAGAAGGGTTGAAGAGATTACAGATACCAAAACTCCCTCTCCACCAGCAGAAAATCTGTTTTATGAAGTCTCCAAGCTTGCAAAGGAGATTGTTAAACAAGGAAGCTCACAGTTTAAAGCCTTGATTGGAGAATCTATGACTAAAGAGGATGCTCAAAAGATTGATGATGCATCTCCTCAAGAAGAAGCTGAGAAAGTTAATCAAGCTGAGGAAAGTGAAGAAATCCCTCAAGATGCTGTTCCCAATTCGGTTGATCAAGATCaaagagttgaagaaaaatattga